The Candidatus Omnitrophota bacterium genome segment GGATTGGACAGAGCTGAATATATGGGAATATATTGAAAGAGAAAATATTCCTACGGTATCATTATATTATGATCAAGGAGAAGGCCTGCGTTACAGATCTCTAGGATGTCATCCCTGCACAAAACCTGTGCAGTCTACGGCTAAGAACGCTAAAGAAATAATTGAGGAACTGAGCAGCGGCAAATTTTCAAATATTGCGGAAAGGTCGGGGCGGGAGCAGGATAAAGAAGACGGCGGCGGGCTTGAGACGCTTCGCCGTGACGGATATATGTAGGCGGGCAGTATGAAGACAAACGACAGACAGCAGATAAATATTGTTATAGTAGGGCATGTGGATCACGGTAAGAGCACGGTGATCGGCCGGCTTCTTGCGGATACAGACTCTCTGCCTCAGGGGAAACTGGAGCAGGTCAAGGAAACGTGCAGAAAGAATGCCCGTCCGTTTGAGTATGCTTTTTTACTGGATGCACTAAAAGATGAGCAGGCCCAGGGGATCACAATCGATACTGCCCGCTGTTTTTTCAAGACAAAAAAAAGGGACTACATAATTATCGATGCGCCTGGGCATATTGAATTTCTGAAAAATATGATAACAGGCGCCGCCCGGGCGGAAGCAGCCTTACTTGTTATAGACGCAGCTGAAGGGATTCAGGAAAATTCAAAACGCCACGGGCATATGATCGCGATGCTCGGAATCAAAAAGGTTACTGTGCTTGTTAATAAAATGGATCTTATAGGCTACAAACAGGAAGTGTTTGATGATATAATGATAAACTATTCAGAATTCCTTAAGCGCATAAATGTCATACCTATAAGTTATATACCGGTTAGCGCCCGCAATGGCGACAATATTGCTGTTCAATCAAAAAATATGGAATGGTACCTCGGCCGGACGGTTTTGGAACAGCTTGACGAGTTCCCTAATGAAAAAAAACAGGATGAAATAGCGTTTCGTTTCCCTGTGCAGGATATATACAAATTTACTCAGGATAATGACGACCGCCGGATTATCGCGGGAACGGTTGTATCCGGCTCGGTTAGAGTCGGAGAAAAAATAAGATTTCTTCCATCACATAAAAAAGCGGTTATAAAGTCAATTGAAAAATTTAATGCCTTAGCCGCGCAAAAAGCCTATGCCGGCCAGGCCGTCGGTTTCACTCTCCAGTCGCAGGTCTACATAAAACCGGGTGAAATGATGGTGAAAGACGAAGACATGACGGTGAATCTCAGTGCTCGGTTCGCCGCAAATATTTTCTGGGTT includes the following:
- a CDS encoding GTP-binding protein, giving the protein MKTNDRQQINIVIVGHVDHGKSTVIGRLLADTDSLPQGKLEQVKETCRKNARPFEYAFLLDALKDEQAQGITIDTARCFFKTKKRDYIIIDAPGHIEFLKNMITGAARAEAALLVIDAAEGIQENSKRHGHMIAMLGIKKVTVLVNKMDLIGYKQEVFDDIMINYSEFLKRINVIPISYIPVSARNGDNIAVQSKNMEWYLGRTVLEQLDEFPNEKKQDEIAFRFPVQDIYKFTQDNDDRRIIAGTVVSGSVRVGEKIRFLPSHKKAVIKSIEKFNALAAQKAYAGQAVGFTLQSQVYIKPGEMMVKDEDMTVNLSARFAANIFWVGRVPMIKNKIYKLKLASSRAAVRLVEIRNAIDASDLSTVKNKQELERHDVAECVFETSKPLAFDLATENEETGRFVIIDNYEIAGGGIILENEPTEDSILKQHIRQRENIWEKGAVTYADRTQKQKHKAKFVVLTGAVGTGKREIAKALEKELFNRKFNTYYLGITNIDKGLYSDVFEDSDERIRRLGELARIMTDCGLVFITTIDDADDYDLEALRLLNEPNEILVINVGENNLSRYSVDLQIPKNGNCVADVEKVVDLLKIKEVFLEYYL